A DNA window from Brassica napus cultivar Da-Ae chromosome A4, Da-Ae, whole genome shotgun sequence contains the following coding sequences:
- the LOC106444988 gene encoding auxin response factor 18-like: protein MANVDGDDLRTSLSRSYNDELYTELWKACAGPLVEVPLAGEKVFYFPQGHMEQLVASTNQGIESEEIPDFKLPPKILCRVLSVMLKAEHDTDEVYAQITLKPEEDQSELTSLDPPLVEPTKQMFHSFVKILTASDTSTHGGFSVLRKHATECLPALDMAQATPTQELVTRDLHGFEWRFKHIFRGQPRRHLLTTGWSTFVSSKRLVAGDAFVFLRGENGDLRVGVRRLARHQSTMPTSVISSQSMHLGVLATASHAVVTKTIFLVFYKPRISQFIVGANKYMEAMKHGFSLGTRFRMRFEGEESPERMFTGTIVGIGDLSSQWPASTWRSLQVQWDEPTTFQRPDRVSPWEIEPFLSSPPVSTPAQQSQPKCKRSRPVESSVLTPAPPSFLYGFPQSQETPSPPPPSASSCYRLFGFDLTSNPPAPIPPDKCQEPITPSAANEPKKQQKQRTRTKVIMQGVAVGRAVDLTLLKSYNELIKELEEMFEIKGQLLTREKWVVVFTDDEGDMMLAGDDPWNEFCKMAKKIFIYSSDEVKKMTTMLKSSSSLENDESMD from the exons ATGGCGAATGTAGATGGAGACGATCTCAGAACCTCTCTCTCAA GGTCTTATAACGATGAGCTATACACAGAGCTATGGAAAGCTTGTGCAGGTCCATTGGTGGAGGTTCCTCTTGCTGGAGAGAAAGTTTTCTACTTCCCTCAGGGTCACATGGAACAA ctTGTGGCTTCAACTAATCAGGGAATTGAATCAGAGGAGATACCTGATTTCAAACTTCCTCCAAAGATACTTTGTCGAGTTCTCAGTGTCATGTTAAAG GCTGAGCATGACACAGATGAAGTTTACGCTCAGATCACATTAAAACCAGAGGAAGAT caAAGTGAACTTACAAGTCTTGATCCACCCCTTGTTGAACCAACAAAACAAATGTTCCACTCGTTTGTAAAGATTCTAACGGCGTCAGATACAAGCACTCATGGTGGATTCTCTGTTCTTCGTAAACACGCCACTGAATGCTTGCCTGCCTTG GACATGGCACAAGCTACTCCTACTCAAGAGCTTGTGACTAGAGATCTTCATGGGTTTGAATGGAGGTTTAAGCATATATTCCGAG GACAACCTAGGAGGCATTTGCTTACAACGGGTTGGAGTACATTTGTATCCTCCAAAAGACTTGTAGCTGGAGATGCCTTTGTGTTCTTGAG gGGTGAGAATGGGGATTTAAGAGTTGGAGTGAGGCGCTTAGCTAGGCATCAGAGCACAATGCCTACTTCGGTTATCTCAAGTCAGAGCATGCATTTGGGAGTCCTTGCTACAGCTTCTCATGCTGTTGTTACCAAAACTATCTTCCTTGTGTTTTACAAGCCTAG GATAAGCCAGTTCATAGTGGGAGCGAACAAGTATATGGAAGCTATGAAGCATGGATTCTCTCTTGGTACCAGATTCAGAatgagatttgaaggagaagagTCTCCTGAAAGAAT GTTTACTGGTACTATTGTGGGAATTGGAGATCTATCTTCACAATGGCCAGCTTCTACATGGAGATCATTGCAGGTCCAATGGGATGAGCCAACAACATTTCAGAGACCAGACAGAGTCTCACCATGGGAGATTGAGCCTTTCTTGTCATCTCCCCCAGTTTCAACACCTGCTCAGCAATCACAACCCAAATGCAAGCGGTCAAGACCTGTAGAATCATCTGTTTTGACTCCAGCTCCGCCTTCTTTCTTGTATGGCTTCCCTCAGAGCCAAGAGactccttctcctcctcctccctctGCGAGTAGTTGCTATAGGTTGTTTGGATTCGATCTCACAAGCAACCCTCCTGCTCCAATTCCTCCAGACAAGTGTCAAGAACCCATCACTCCAAGCGCAGCTAATGAGCCTAAGAAGCAACAAAAACAAAGGACAAGAACCAAAGTAATCATGCAAGGGGTGGCTGTTGGTCGTGCAGTTGATTTAACGCTGTTGAAATCGTATAATGAACTGATTAAGGAGCTTGAGGAGATGTTTGAGATCAAAGGACAGCTTCTTACTCGAGAGAAATGGGTCGTTGTCTTCACGGATGATGAAGGTGACATGATGCTTGCTGGAGATGATCCATGGAA TGAGTTTTGCAAGATGGCTAagaagatatttatatattcgaGCGATGAGGTTAAGAAGATGACAACGATGTTGAAGAGCTCTTCGTCGTTAGAGAATGATGAAAGTATGGATTAA
- the LOC106444991 gene encoding aspartyl protease family protein 2, which produces MGTKVQNTLIFSVAVLFLSLSSAASSSQYNTLVVNTLPSSPILSSPESESLTTVSQSTTSLSLHLSHVDAISSFSDASPAELFNLRLKRDSLRVESLTTLAAVSSRRNVTRRAPRSAGGFSGAVISGLSQGSGEYFMRLGVGTPAKNMYMVLDTGSDVVWLQCAPCKVCYNQSDAIFDPSKSKTFAAVPCGSRLCRRLDDSSECFRQRSKRCLYQVSYGDGSFTVGDLSTETLTFKGARVDHVAVGCGHDNEGLFVGAAGLLGLGRGGLSFPSQTKNRYNGKFSYCLVDRTSSGSASKPPSTIVFGNDAVPKTSVFTPLLTNPKLDTFYYLQLLGISVGGSRVRGVSESQFKLDATGNGGVIIDSGTSVTRLTQSAYVALRDAFRLGAKRLKRAPSYSLFDTCFDLSGMSTVKVPTVVFHFGGGEVSLPASNYLIPVNTQGRFCFAFAGTMGSLSIIGNIQQQGFRVAYDLTGSRVGFLPRAC; this is translated from the coding sequence ATGGGAACAAAAGTCCAAAACACCCTCATCTTCTCCGTGGCTGTTCTCTTCCTCTCACTCTCCTCCGCCGCTTCTTCCTCCCAATACAACACCCTCGTCGTCAACACTCTCCCTTCTTCTCCAATCCTCTCATCTCCCGAGTCCGAATCATTGACCACTGTATCCCAATCCACAACTTCACTCTCACTCCACCTATCACACGTCGATGCTATCTCCTCCTTTTCCGACGCATCTCCGGCGGAGCTCTTCAACCTCCGTCTCAAAAGAGACTCTCTCCGCGTCGAGTCCTTGACCACCCTCGCCGCCGTCTCTTCCCGCCGGAACGTTACCAGAAGAGCTCCACGCTCCGCCGGTGGGTTCAGCGGCGCTGTTATCTCCGGTCTCTCGCAGGGAAGCGGAGAGTATTTCATGAGGCTAGGCGTCGGAACTCCGGCGAAGAACATGTACATGGTCCTCGACACGGGAAGCGACGTCGTTTGGCTGCAATGCGCTCCTTGCAAAGTGTGTTACAACCAATCCGACGCGATCTTCGACCCGTCTAAATCCAAAACGTTCGCCGCCGTCCCGTGCGGTTCTCGTCTCTGTCGGAGATTGGACGACTCGTCGGAATGTTTCAGACAGCGAAGCAAGCGTTGTCTCTACCAAGTCTCGTACGGTGACGGGTCGTTCACGGTTGGAGACTTGTCGACCGAAACGCTGACGTTTAAGGGAGCACGTGTCGATCACGTGGCGGTGGGATGCGGTCACGATAACGAAGGCTTGTTCGTGGGCGCGGCTGGGCTGTTGGGCCTGGGCCGCGGAGGGTTATCTTTCCCGTCGCAGACGAAAAACCGTTATAACGGTAAATTCTCTTACTGTTTGGTGGACCGGACGAGTTCCGGTTCAGCTTCTAAACCGCCGTCGACCATCGTCTTCGGAAACGACGCCGTTCCGAAAACATCCGTTTTCACGCCGCTGCTGACGAACCCGAAGCTCGACACTTTCTACTACTTGCAGCTTCTTGGGATCAGCGTCGGCGGGTCCCGCGTCCGCGGCGTTTCGGAGTCGCAGTTTAAGCTCGACGCCACCGGGAACGGCGGAGTTATCATCGACTCCGGCACTTCCGTTACTCGGCTGACTCAGTCCGCTTACGTGGCGCTTAGAGACGCGTTTCGTCTCGGTGCGAAGAGGCTGAAGCGCGCTCCGTCGTACTCTCTGTTCGACACGTGTTTTGACCTCTCCGGGATGTCGACGGTGAAAGTTCCGACGGTGGTGTTTCATTTCGGCGGCGGAGAGGTTTCGCTTCCGGCGAGTAACTATCTGATTCCGGTGAACACTCAAGGACGGTTCTGTTTCGCGTTCGCCGGGACGATGGGGAGCTTGTCGATAATTGGGAACATACAGCAACAAGGTTTCCGGGTCGCTTATGACTTAACCGGGTCACGGGTCGGGTTTTTGCCTCGCGCGTGTTAG